A single Pseudobdellovibrionaceae bacterium DNA region contains:
- a CDS encoding AmpG family muropeptide MFS transporter: protein MTSSPEPKKGGLKEAILNRRMLICIFNGFTAGMPLYYIYHLIPAWLRTENVDLKTIGLFSLVGIPYTWKFLWSPAMDRFVPPFLGRRRGWMIITQIFIMLSMFGFAFFDPQKSIWTIAYLAAALAFFSASQDIVLDAYRRELLPDEELGLGNSMYMNGYRSAVFIPGGLGLILADHFSWFAVHFLIGLFMLIGIAKTLMIKELDADVKAPKSIRQAVVEPLTEFFGREGYRSGLLLLAFLFLYKIGDNMATALSTPFYLDMGFSKTTIGSLVKLTSFWSMMLGTFAGGVVIFKVGINRSLWLFGVVQLVSILGFAVLSEVGPLIWVLAIVIAFEYLGVGLGAAALTAFMARATNKNFTATQFALFTSLIALPRTFANSITGFLIEGIGPEDGWLFDSFGQMSGLGYTKFFLFCTVMAIPGMILLKWVAPWSVKDLPQKAS, encoded by the coding sequence ATGACCTCCAGCCCAGAACCCAAAAAGGGTGGCCTCAAAGAGGCGATTCTCAATCGGCGCATGTTGATCTGCATTTTTAATGGCTTCACTGCCGGGATGCCTCTTTACTATATCTACCACCTGATACCTGCCTGGCTGCGGACCGAGAATGTGGACCTGAAAACCATCGGTTTGTTTTCTCTGGTCGGGATTCCCTATACCTGGAAGTTTCTGTGGTCGCCTGCCATGGACCGATTTGTTCCACCCTTTCTTGGACGTCGTCGGGGATGGATGATCATCACCCAGATTTTCATCATGCTCTCCATGTTTGGCTTTGCTTTTTTTGATCCACAAAAATCCATTTGGACCATTGCCTATTTGGCAGCGGCACTGGCTTTTTTCTCGGCCAGCCAAGACATCGTGTTGGATGCCTACCGCCGAGAGCTATTACCGGATGAAGAGTTGGGGCTTGGCAATTCCATGTACATGAATGGCTACCGATCTGCTGTTTTTATTCCCGGCGGATTGGGTTTAATTCTGGCCGATCACTTTTCGTGGTTCGCTGTTCACTTTCTTATTGGCCTCTTTATGCTGATCGGTATTGCAAAAACATTGATGATCAAGGAACTGGATGCCGACGTAAAGGCACCTAAGTCCATTCGCCAGGCTGTGGTGGAGCCCTTGACCGAGTTTTTTGGTCGCGAAGGATATCGATCGGGACTGCTGCTTTTGGCCTTCTTATTTCTCTACAAAATTGGTGACAACATGGCCACCGCCCTTTCCACTCCCTTTTATCTTGATATGGGCTTTTCCAAAACCACCATTGGCTCCCTTGTGAAGCTGACCAGTTTTTGGTCCATGATGTTGGGCACCTTTGCTGGGGGCGTGGTCATTTTCAAAGTCGGGATCAACCGCTCCCTTTGGCTTTTTGGTGTGGTTCAGCTGGTTTCGATTTTGGGTTTTGCGGTTCTCAGCGAAGTGGGGCCGCTCATATGGGTCCTTGCTATTGTGATTGCTTTTGAATACTTAGGGGTGGGGCTTGGCGCGGCAGCTTTAACTGCCTTTATGGCGCGGGCAACAAACAAAAATTTTACTGCGACTCAGTTTGCTCTTTTTACCAGCCTTATTGCCTTACCCAGAACTTTTGCCAATTCCATCACCGGGTTTTTGATCGAGGGCATTGGTCCCGAAGATGGATGGTTGTTTGATTCCTTTGGGCAAATGAGCGGATTGGGTTACACCAAGTTCTTTTTGTTTTGCACCGTTATGGCAATACCAGGAATGATCCTCCTCAAGTGGGTGGCCCCCTGGTCGGTCAAAGACCTGCCTCAAAAAGCTTCTTAG
- a CDS encoding class I SAM-dependent methyltransferase, translated as MRLIGVLLTMFLATSCSHFRGNHQHSGCDHKCGDHMSCDHKDKDHKQCTEGSCDHKGCDHMKCDHKMGDGMHSCQQDQSSHKHSGDMPHNFADAEKWAKVFDDPKRDEWQKPGKVVEWMEIKSGMKVADIGAGTGYFLPYLNKVVGTKGSVMALDIEPNLINHMKNRIDKEGLSQTQAFLTDPDNPRLEAKSLDRILIVDTWHHIGDRAAYARHLKTALKKNGQIYIVDFEPGKPGVGPDDRHRMPPDKVMAELAAAGLQAKVLKTEDLHYQYIVVAYP; from the coding sequence ATGCGACTGATAGGCGTTCTCTTGACAATGTTTTTGGCAACCAGCTGTTCTCATTTTCGGGGCAATCATCAACACAGCGGATGTGACCATAAATGTGGCGACCATATGTCCTGCGATCACAAGGACAAAGACCATAAACAGTGTACTGAAGGAAGTTGTGACCACAAGGGCTGCGATCATATGAAATGTGATCACAAAATGGGAGATGGAATGCACTCCTGCCAGCAGGACCAATCCAGCCACAAACATAGTGGCGATATGCCCCATAATTTTGCTGATGCTGAAAAATGGGCCAAGGTCTTTGACGACCCCAAACGCGATGAATGGCAAAAGCCTGGCAAAGTGGTTGAGTGGATGGAGATTAAATCGGGCATGAAGGTGGCCGACATTGGTGCTGGCACCGGGTACTTTCTTCCCTACTTAAACAAAGTCGTGGGAACCAAAGGCTCGGTGATGGCTCTCGACATTGAGCCTAACCTCATCAATCACATGAAAAACCGCATCGACAAGGAAGGCCTGTCTCAAACTCAGGCATTTTTGACTGACCCGGACAACCCTCGCCTTGAGGCCAAGAGTTTGGACCGCATTCTTATTGTCGATACCTGGCACCACATTGGTGACCGGGCTGCTTACGCTAGACACCTTAAGACAGCACTTAAGAAGAATGGCCAGATCTACATTGTGGACTTTGAACCCGGCAAACCGGGAGTCGGCCCCGACGATCGCCACCGGATGCCACCGGATAAAGTCATGGCTGAGTTAGCTGCTGCTGGTCTGCAAGCGAAGGTGTTAAAGACAGAGGATCTGCACTACCAATACATCGTAGTCGCATATCCCTAG
- a CDS encoding PKD domain-containing protein has protein sequence MAFGVERAFGRSSWWFGFASFSLRAFFVLLGSGLLSPQVSNAKMGHWFKHGPSVVQPPSDSNNQQSSDDFDLVWGPETFHGRIFKPHIQTQGLDLARGGYLLVIENGVPVDLGVCSQERSFVSLVCRIKQGLAAFKTLFTRIHAGHVWLNQNLILTPGSLNITTQEVRIPIDLSEDTSTLSLKLKGFPGSFVKVSIYGEGSNQPPILNLTWSTDQPLEDEVVLFDAMASTDDDGFITEVHFDWGDNTSSTGFVAEHSWQVAGVYVVTVTVTDDDGAQTSVPIEFTVLPKPKPPSDGGGIFYVTKSDGLPVRTQLSTIAPIVDEDSEIVSYTWDFGTGKTLTLYPHETDSFASVDHFYLSAGTYEVQLSILDSTGLSTTTSRAIEIFDNRRPVPHITADRASGPAPLTVQFDASQTLDEEGDPIRHRWRFGDNSPEVIGFDQATVSHTYSTPGAYTVRYRARDDKMGRAEVFLKIIVSDQVQNTPPVPVLLTTPLLGEVSHIVQFDGRSSFDLDSSGDLSFEWDFGDLSDPINYSSSPSPSHVYRYPGSYFGSLVVSDSLGLRTELPFVVHVKLSQEDGHMDYAIERLASDTLGIWLNAGIKTNTALIDANDYHWFFDQTQYERGRSPSYTFAGSGPHEVRGTGFDVLGNRHDLTKEINLDLSNQNLDVYWYPTRSIVTD, from the coding sequence ATGGCGTTTGGAGTCGAGAGAGCATTCGGCCGTAGCAGTTGGTGGTTTGGTTTTGCCTCATTTTCTTTAAGAGCCTTTTTTGTGCTCTTGGGTTCTGGTCTTCTTAGCCCTCAAGTTTCAAATGCAAAAATGGGCCATTGGTTTAAGCATGGTCCATCGGTCGTTCAGCCACCAAGTGACTCCAACAACCAGCAATCTTCTGATGACTTCGATCTCGTCTGGGGTCCCGAAACTTTCCATGGCCGCATCTTTAAGCCTCACATCCAAACACAAGGCCTCGATCTAGCCAGGGGGGGGTATCTCCTTGTTATTGAAAACGGTGTTCCTGTTGATTTAGGTGTTTGCTCACAAGAGCGAAGCTTTGTTTCACTTGTTTGCCGAATCAAACAAGGCCTTGCAGCATTTAAAACTCTGTTTACCCGGATTCACGCGGGCCATGTGTGGCTCAATCAAAATTTGATCCTAACTCCGGGAAGTCTCAACATCACCACTCAGGAAGTCCGAATCCCGATTGACCTCTCGGAGGACACATCAACTCTCTCTTTAAAGCTAAAAGGCTTTCCAGGTTCCTTCGTAAAAGTGAGCATCTATGGCGAAGGCTCGAATCAGCCGCCTATTTTAAATCTCACCTGGAGTACCGATCAGCCTCTTGAAGACGAAGTGGTGCTATTCGACGCCATGGCCTCAACCGACGATGACGGATTTATAACCGAAGTGCATTTTGACTGGGGGGACAATACATCAAGTACAGGCTTTGTGGCGGAGCACTCGTGGCAAGTGGCAGGGGTTTATGTAGTGACCGTGACGGTTACCGACGACGATGGCGCTCAGACCTCGGTCCCCATTGAATTTACTGTGCTGCCAAAACCAAAACCTCCAAGTGACGGCGGAGGCATCTTTTATGTGACAAAATCCGATGGTCTCCCGGTTAGGACTCAACTCAGCACTATTGCGCCCATCGTGGACGAGGACAGTGAGATTGTTAGTTACACCTGGGATTTTGGCACAGGAAAAACTCTGACTCTTTACCCGCATGAGACGGATTCTTTTGCCAGTGTCGATCACTTTTACCTTTCAGCCGGCACTTATGAGGTTCAGCTTTCCATTCTTGATAGCACGGGCCTTTCGACCACAACTTCCAGGGCCATTGAAATCTTCGACAATCGAAGACCGGTTCCGCACATCACGGCGGATCGGGCCTCAGGCCCAGCCCCACTAACTGTTCAATTTGATGCTTCTCAAACACTCGATGAAGAGGGAGACCCGATCCGCCACAGGTGGCGTTTTGGGGATAATTCGCCTGAAGTCATAGGATTCGACCAGGCGACTGTCAGCCACACCTATTCAACTCCTGGGGCCTACACGGTTCGCTATAGGGCCAGGGACGACAAGATGGGCCGGGCTGAGGTCTTTTTAAAAATCATTGTTTCGGATCAAGTTCAAAACACTCCTCCCGTTCCCGTTCTTCTCACTACACCTCTCTTAGGTGAAGTGAGTCACATCGTGCAGTTTGACGGGAGATCTAGCTTTGATTTGGATTCCTCAGGAGATTTAAGTTTTGAATGGGATTTTGGCGATCTTTCAGACCCGATCAATTACTCCAGTTCGCCTAGTCCCAGTCATGTCTACCGTTACCCCGGAAGTTACTTTGGAAGCCTGGTTGTTAGCGATAGCCTTGGCCTTAGAACTGAGCTGCCTTTTGTGGTCCACGTTAAACTAAGCCAAGAAGATGGTCATATGGATTACGCCATTGAGCGACTGGCCTCGGATACTCTCGGGATCTGGCTCAACGCTGGTATCAAAACCAACACAGCTTTAATTGATGCCAATGATTACCACTGGTTTTTTGATCAAACTCAGTACGAAAGAGGAAGAAGCCCTAGCTACACCTTTGCAGGCTCAGGACCTCACGAAGTGCGGGGTACAGGCTTTGACGTCCTAGGTAACAGGCATGATCTGACAAAGGAGATCAACTTAGATTTATCAAATCAAAATCTGGATGTGTATTGGTACCCCACGAGGAGCATCGTGACGGATTGA
- a CDS encoding CpaF family protein, which yields MAGGKNGGIFEAAIRNFLGPIVPLLEDERVTEVMINGAEEIWVEIAGKIQKTKVRFQDEDALRAAVNNIAQSVGRRINDEEPRLDARLPNGYRIHAVIPPCSRKGTTVAIRKFASVQMTFKDYVRIGAMSVDAAQFLDICMKLGKNILVSGGTGSGKTTLLSVLCNRIPRGQRIIVIEDSSELKVEYEHVVFFETRMPDEMGKGEVTIRDLLKSSLRLRPDRIIVGEVRGSEALELVQAMNTGHKGCLGTVHANSPSDAIVRLEALAQGGDKNLSEKALRYQIGSAIDLIIQVSRYPDGSRRLGSIAEVRGFNPDGTYNVVPLMQLSRLLKRADGSLQGQIEPTGEVPTFMEEIEDNQIPFPRTKFTRSAA from the coding sequence ATGGCTGGTGGAAAAAATGGCGGCATCTTCGAAGCGGCCATTCGCAATTTTCTAGGACCTATTGTTCCCCTGCTTGAAGACGAGCGGGTCACCGAAGTTATGATCAACGGTGCTGAGGAAATCTGGGTCGAGATCGCCGGTAAAATCCAAAAGACAAAAGTGCGATTTCAAGATGAAGACGCTTTGAGAGCTGCGGTCAATAACATTGCCCAAAGTGTAGGACGTCGGATTAACGACGAAGAACCTCGCTTGGACGCCCGTCTGCCCAATGGCTATCGGATTCATGCCGTTATTCCTCCTTGTTCACGCAAAGGCACAACGGTAGCCATTCGTAAGTTTGCCAGTGTGCAAATGACCTTCAAGGACTATGTGCGCATTGGTGCCATGTCCGTCGATGCGGCCCAGTTTCTCGATATCTGCATGAAGCTGGGCAAAAACATTCTGGTCAGCGGCGGTACTGGATCTGGTAAAACAACACTCCTGAGTGTTTTGTGTAACCGCATTCCCCGCGGGCAAAGAATTATCGTTATTGAAGATTCCAGTGAATTAAAGGTCGAGTACGAGCACGTGGTCTTTTTTGAGACCCGAATGCCCGATGAAATGGGTAAAGGTGAAGTCACCATTCGTGATTTGCTCAAGAGTAGTCTTCGTCTAAGACCCGACCGAATCATCGTCGGTGAGGTGAGGGGATCTGAAGCCCTTGAGTTGGTTCAAGCCATGAACACCGGTCACAAGGGTTGTTTGGGAACAGTCCACGCCAATTCGCCGAGTGACGCGATTGTTCGTCTTGAGGCCCTGGCTCAGGGTGGTGACAAGAACCTCAGTGAAAAGGCCCTCAGGTATCAAATTGGTTCAGCCATTGATCTGATCATTCAAGTGTCACGCTATCCCGACGGCTCGCGCCGCTTGGGAAGCATCGCCGAGGTTCGTGGTTTTAATCCCGATGGCACCTACAATGTGGTTCCCCTCATGCAATTGAGCCGATTGCTTAAGCGCGCCGACGGATCTTTACAGGGGCAAATCGAGCCAACAGGTGAAGTGCCCACTTTTATGGAAGAGATTGAAGACAATCAGATTCCATTTCCGCGAACCAAATTCACTCGCAGTGCGGCTTAA